The Rhodohalobacter sp. SW132 genome includes a region encoding these proteins:
- the acs gene encoding acetate--CoA ligase, with protein sequence MWLNIKSFDEYKETYKQSEKDRLKFWEHEAGTFYWRKSWDKVHSGGFEKGDIKWFEGGKLNITENALDRHLNTIGNKTAFIFEPNHPDSFRRTITYRQLHEDVCRFANVLESKGVEKGDRVCIYMAMTPELIIAALACARIGAVHSIVFAGFSAQALSERIQDCDAKMLITNDGLRRGDKHVPLKDISDEALESCPNVKSVIVCQRTNRDIDWVEGRDEWWHMLIRNASKKHTAVEMDAEDPLFILYTSGSTGKPKGVLHTCGGYMVYTSYTFRNVFQVEEEDIYWCTADAGWITGHSYIMYGPLFTGATGIIFEGTPTYPDAGRLWEVVEKYKVTHFYTAPTAIRALMSYDIDYVKKYDLSSLKVLGSVGEPINEEAWNWYNDHIGGGNCPIVDTWWQTETGGIMISPLAGITPTKPGFATLPLPGITPVLMDEEGKEIDGNGVNGNLCIKHPWPGIARTVWGDHDRYLETYMSAYKGYYFTGDGCRRDDDGYYRITGRVDDVLNVSGHRLGTAEIENAIDEHKNIVETAIVGYPHDVKGQGVYAFMICEKEPENPEAFKKEIHDLVTKIIGPIAKPDKIQVVAGLPKTRSGKIMRRILRKVAANDLENLGDTSTLLDPSVVDDIKNGKAY encoded by the coding sequence ATGTGGCTGAATATTAAATCTTTTGATGAGTACAAAGAAACGTATAAACAGAGTGAAAAGGATCGCCTGAAGTTCTGGGAGCACGAAGCCGGGACGTTTTACTGGAGAAAGAGCTGGGACAAAGTTCATTCCGGCGGATTTGAAAAAGGGGATATTAAATGGTTTGAAGGCGGAAAGCTCAATATCACCGAAAATGCGCTTGATCGCCATCTGAATACCATTGGTAACAAAACGGCGTTCATTTTTGAGCCGAATCACCCCGACAGTTTTCGGCGAACCATAACCTACCGTCAGCTTCATGAGGATGTCTGCCGCTTCGCTAATGTCCTGGAAAGTAAAGGAGTAGAAAAAGGCGATCGGGTGTGCATTTATATGGCAATGACGCCGGAACTGATTATTGCGGCACTTGCCTGTGCGCGTATTGGTGCGGTGCATTCTATCGTATTTGCAGGATTTTCAGCCCAGGCACTTTCTGAGCGGATTCAAGATTGCGATGCCAAAATGCTGATCACCAACGACGGTCTTCGCCGTGGCGATAAGCACGTTCCGCTGAAAGATATTTCTGATGAAGCCCTTGAAAGCTGCCCGAATGTTAAAAGTGTAATTGTTTGTCAGCGTACCAACCGCGATATCGACTGGGTGGAAGGGCGTGACGAATGGTGGCATATGCTCATCCGAAACGCCTCTAAAAAACATACGGCGGTTGAAATGGATGCGGAAGACCCGCTTTTTATTCTCTATACATCCGGCTCCACCGGCAAGCCAAAAGGCGTTTTGCACACCTGCGGCGGATATATGGTCTACACCAGCTACACGTTCCGGAACGTGTTCCAGGTTGAAGAAGAGGATATCTACTGGTGTACGGCTGATGCGGGCTGGATCACGGGCCACTCCTATATTATGTATGGACCGCTGTTTACCGGCGCCACCGGGATTATTTTTGAAGGAACGCCAACCTATCCCGATGCCGGCCGTCTGTGGGAAGTTGTTGAAAAATATAAAGTCACTCATTTTTATACGGCACCAACCGCCATTCGCGCGTTGATGAGCTACGATATCGACTATGTGAAGAAATACGATCTCAGCTCGCTGAAAGTACTTGGCAGCGTGGGTGAACCGATCAATGAAGAGGCCTGGAACTGGTATAACGATCACATCGGCGGCGGAAATTGCCCGATTGTGGATACCTGGTGGCAAACCGAAACGGGAGGTATTATGATCTCCCCGCTGGCAGGCATCACTCCAACCAAACCGGGTTTCGCAACACTTCCCCTGCCCGGAATCACACCTGTGCTAATGGATGAGGAAGGCAAAGAGATTGACGGCAACGGCGTGAATGGAAATCTTTGTATTAAACATCCGTGGCCCGGTATCGCGCGCACGGTATGGGGAGATCACGACCGATACCTGGAAACGTACATGAGCGCTTATAAAGGATACTATTTCACGGGTGATGGCTGCCGGCGCGACGATGACGGCTACTACAGAATTACCGGCCGTGTGGATGATGTGCTCAACGTTTCCGGACACAGGCTGGGAACGGCAGAAATTGAAAACGCGATCGATGAGCATAAAAACATCGTAGAAACGGCCATTGTTGGGTATCCGCATGATGTGAAAGGGCAGGGTGTCTACGCCTTTATGATCTGCGAGAAAGAGCCCGAAAATCCGGAAGCGTTTAAAAAAGAGATTCATGATCTGGTAACCAAAATCATCGGCCCGATTGCCAAGCCGGATAAAATTCAGGTTGTTGCCGGTTTGCCGAAAACCCGATCAGGGAAAATCATGAGGCGAATTCTCAGGAAAGTTGCGGCAAACGATCTCGAAAACCTGGGGGACACATCCACACTTCTGGATCCGTCCGTGGTTGACGATATCAAAAATGGTAAAGCCTACTAA
- a CDS encoding TatD family hydrolase: MKLTDTHSHLYLDQFTDDLDEVLSRAEEAGIGHIFLPAIDWNSLSQMDHLSHSTISFYKMMGVHPCDVKSSRLSEEEKLAETCASPEYVGVGETGLDYYWSTDHIAEQKESLRMHCRVAKAVQKPVVLHNRDSTADLLDIVEEEQDGSLTGVWHCFTGTEDEGKRALDLGLYLGVGGVSTFKNAGVDATVQKMPLDSLILETDAPYLSPAPKRGKRNEPAFMAYTAKNLARLKEVSLDEIAAITTKNAFQLFRIDTE, from the coding sequence TTGAAACTCACCGACACACATTCACACCTCTATCTTGATCAGTTTACGGATGATCTTGATGAGGTGCTTTCCCGTGCTGAAGAAGCCGGAATTGGTCATATATTTCTTCCCGCGATCGACTGGAACTCCCTCAGCCAGATGGATCATCTTTCACACAGCACCATTTCATTTTATAAAATGATGGGGGTTCATCCGTGTGATGTGAAATCCTCACGGCTCAGCGAAGAAGAGAAACTTGCTGAAACCTGCGCATCACCGGAGTATGTGGGAGTGGGAGAGACCGGCCTCGATTATTACTGGAGCACCGATCATATCGCCGAACAGAAAGAGAGCCTGAGGATGCACTGCCGAGTGGCGAAAGCGGTGCAGAAACCGGTTGTTCTGCATAATCGCGACAGTACGGCTGATCTGCTTGATATTGTTGAAGAGGAGCAGGACGGATCGCTGACCGGCGTCTGGCACTGTTTTACGGGCACGGAAGATGAAGGGAAACGCGCGCTCGACCTCGGGCTTTATCTTGGAGTCGGAGGTGTATCAACTTTCAAAAATGCGGGAGTAGATGCCACCGTTCAAAAAATGCCGCTCGACTCCCTGATCCTCGAAACGGATGCGCCCTACCTCTCTCCGGCACCGAAACGCGGCAAACGAAATGAGCCGGCATTCATGGCGTATACGGCAAAAAACCTTGCCCGTCTGAAAGAAGTTTCACTGGATGAAATCGCCGCCATCACCACGAAAAACGCATTTCAACTATTTCGGATCGATACCGAGTAA
- a CDS encoding SatD family protein, with the protein MIVIIGDIVESRKLSSSGRKELQEKLERLLETISKESESLASPYTITLGDEFQAVYGDTSGIWKDIWRILAELHPVSVRFAISIGTIVTPINPKQAIGMDGPAFYAARERIEKLKKTGYLFGVDAEGAEEGSELALANSSLWLMSDGIKKWKKTRYMIVNKLNSGLPVKKIAAELDISETAVYKNREDGSIDIIMEMTGNITVLMNRYLENLESS; encoded by the coding sequence ATGATTGTGATTATAGGTGATATTGTAGAGTCGAGAAAGCTGAGCTCTTCCGGCCGGAAAGAACTGCAGGAGAAGCTGGAGCGATTGCTGGAAACGATCAGCAAAGAATCGGAGTCTCTTGCCTCTCCCTACACCATCACGCTGGGAGATGAATTCCAGGCGGTGTATGGCGATACTTCAGGTATTTGGAAAGATATTTGGCGGATTCTCGCCGAGCTGCACCCGGTTTCGGTTCGTTTTGCGATTTCGATCGGCACGATTGTCACCCCGATAAACCCAAAACAGGCGATCGGAATGGATGGCCCGGCGTTTTATGCGGCGAGAGAAAGAATCGAAAAGCTGAAAAAAACCGGGTACCTGTTTGGAGTAGACGCCGAGGGAGCCGAAGAGGGCTCCGAGCTTGCCCTGGCAAACAGTTCGCTCTGGCTGATGTCAGATGGAATAAAAAAGTGGAAAAAAACGCGATACATGATAGTGAATAAATTAAACAGTGGTCTGCCGGTGAAGAAAATCGCGGCAGAGCTTGATATCTCAGAAACAGCCGTCTATAAAAATCGGGAAGACGGAAGCATCGATATCATCATGGAAATGACCGGCAATATCACGGTGTTGATGAATCGGTACCTGGAAAACCTGGAATCATCATGA
- a CDS encoding tryptophan 2,3-dioxygenase, producing the protein MSLTYTNYLNVDKLLKLQEPKSEPEEHDEMLFIIIHQSYELWFKQILHEFDKLRTDLENGNTWASAKTMRRILTILKTMVSQIDILETMTPLEFNSFRGFLQQASGFQSVQFREMEIICGMRSEHIIKVHADQPELQQQLIDREKESTLWESFCKYLQKMGHPIKDPKRVNEQGLVHNSSEENQKTLVEIMNNDPEAALLCELFVDYDEGLQEWRYRHVKMVERTIGTKKGTGGSDGAKYLRQTLNNPIFPDLWAIRTQF; encoded by the coding sequence ATGAGTTTAACCTACACAAATTACCTGAATGTTGATAAGCTACTGAAACTGCAGGAGCCGAAATCGGAACCTGAAGAGCATGATGAGATGCTTTTTATCATCATCCATCAGAGCTACGAACTCTGGTTCAAACAAATACTGCACGAATTCGACAAACTCAGGACCGATCTTGAAAATGGCAATACCTGGGCGTCTGCCAAAACGATGAGGCGGATTTTAACAATTCTCAAAACCATGGTCTCCCAGATCGATATCCTGGAAACCATGACGCCGCTGGAATTTAACAGCTTTCGCGGGTTTTTGCAGCAGGCGAGCGGGTTTCAGTCGGTTCAGTTTCGTGAGATGGAGATCATCTGCGGAATGCGTTCGGAGCATATCATTAAAGTTCACGCCGATCAGCCGGAACTGCAGCAGCAGCTCATCGACAGGGAAAAAGAGTCTACTCTTTGGGAGAGTTTCTGCAAATACCTCCAAAAGATGGGGCATCCGATAAAGGATCCCAAACGCGTTAATGAGCAGGGACTTGTGCATAATTCGTCTGAGGAGAACCAGAAAACGCTCGTGGAGATTATGAACAATGATCCCGAAGCGGCACTGCTCTGCGAACTTTTTGTTGATTATGATGAAGGGCTGCAGGAGTGGCGATACCGGCATGTAAAAATGGTTGAGCGCACGATTGGGACAAAAAAAGGGACCGGCGGATCGGATGGTGCTAAATACCTCCGGCAAACGTTGAACAATCCTATCTTTCCGGATCTTTGGGCAATACGGACACAGTTTTGA
- the pdeM gene encoding ligase-associated DNA damage response endonuclease PdeM: MSKLEIEINGHEFQLLPERALFWPSRQTLIIADLHLGKSGHFRKHGIAAPQQINEKNLARLDKLISRVKPKRVFILGDLFHSSANREWLRLENWLTDHANLDFHLITGNHDILHASFYKKAGLTTHATYFEGGFRFVHDIEDVEADDSHFTFSGHIHPGVRLKGAGRQSIRLPCYYQKKHHLILPAFGEFTGLFLLAMKDAEQIYAIAESSVCSIKKYNY, from the coding sequence ATGAGTAAACTCGAGATCGAAATCAACGGACATGAATTTCAATTGCTCCCGGAGCGTGCCCTTTTCTGGCCGTCCCGGCAGACGCTGATCATTGCGGATCTGCATCTAGGAAAATCGGGACACTTCAGAAAGCATGGGATTGCCGCACCCCAACAGATCAATGAAAAAAACCTGGCTCGCCTTGATAAGCTGATCAGCCGAGTGAAGCCAAAACGTGTTTTTATCCTGGGTGATCTGTTTCACAGCAGCGCCAACAGAGAGTGGTTGCGGCTGGAGAATTGGCTTACTGATCACGCAAATCTGGATTTCCACCTGATTACAGGAAACCACGATATCCTGCACGCCTCATTCTATAAAAAGGCCGGACTCACAACACACGCCACTTATTTTGAAGGTGGATTTCGTTTTGTGCACGATATTGAAGATGTAGAAGCGGATGATTCTCACTTTACATTTTCCGGGCATATTCATCCCGGAGTGCGCCTGAAAGGGGCTGGGCGTCAATCTATACGTCTACCCTGTTATTATCAGAAAAAACACCATTTAATTCTTCCCGCATTCGGAGAATTTACAGGACTTTTTCTGTTGGCAATGAAAGATGCGGAACAGATCTATGCGATTGCAGAGAGCAGTGTATGTTCTATAAAAAAATATAATTATTAA
- a CDS encoding ligase-associated DNA damage response DEXH box helicase has protein sequence MKSPGYNKIESWFDEREWKPFSWQKNVWDEWLSGKNGLLNAPTGSGKTFALFMPQLIEWIDRYPETYQTKEKNGLQLIWITPLRALAKDLEKAMQKVVDELGIPWRVQRRTGDVSSSQKQKQKRRMPEVLITTPESLHILLAQKGYSKRFQSLSCVVVDEWHELISSKRGTQTELGLSRLTGMLPDLKIWGVSATIGNLEESRDVLLGVRPDRRDSVIIRARQDKKINVHTVLPDDVERFPWSGHLGTNLLHKVLPILDKSGSTLIFTNTRAQSEIWFQQLLEANPDLAGTIALHHGSLDRKIRDWVEDSLHSGLIKIVVCTSSLDLGVDFAPVDTVIQIGSPKGVARFLQRAGRSGHQPGAESTIWFLPTNALELIEAAALKDAVHDQNMESRDPILKPFDVLIQYLITLAVSEGFRPDDIFEEIKHTFAYQTLNPDEWSWILDFIQTGGQSLARYDEYNKVEIDEDGIWRVFDRRIARRHRMSIGTIASDSMLRVKYMKGGTLGRVEEWFISQLNNGDTFWFAGRNLELVKMKDMTAFVRRAKGSSSKVPSYMGGRMSLSSNMSERLRNKLEEARSGNTNSIDLKTIQPIFKIQKERSLLPGPGQFLIEKSWSKEGCHCFFFPFEGRYVHEGMSALAAYRISKITPITFSIAMNDYGFELLSDQDIPVREAIQQNLFSEKDLIRDIMGSLNEAELAKRRFREISQIAGLVFQGFPGNQKKGKHLQMSSGLFFDVFVEYEPGNLLIRQAYDEVLSRQLDEARLRKALQRIQTQEIIVQDVDRFSPFAFPIYVDRLRERLSSEKLLDRIKKMQKQLEAE, from the coding sequence ATGAAAAGTCCAGGCTACAATAAAATAGAATCGTGGTTCGATGAGCGCGAATGGAAACCGTTTTCGTGGCAGAAAAACGTGTGGGATGAGTGGCTCTCCGGGAAAAATGGTCTGCTGAATGCTCCTACCGGAAGTGGTAAAACGTTCGCACTTTTCATGCCCCAGCTGATAGAATGGATCGATCGCTACCCCGAAACGTATCAAACTAAAGAGAAAAACGGCCTGCAATTGATCTGGATAACCCCGCTGCGAGCCCTGGCCAAAGATCTTGAAAAGGCCATGCAGAAGGTTGTGGATGAGCTTGGAATTCCGTGGCGGGTTCAGCGCCGTACAGGTGATGTATCATCATCCCAAAAACAAAAGCAGAAACGCCGCATGCCTGAAGTGCTGATTACCACGCCGGAGAGCCTTCACATTCTGCTCGCTCAGAAAGGGTATTCAAAACGGTTTCAATCCCTCTCCTGCGTGGTTGTGGATGAGTGGCACGAACTGATCAGCTCGAAACGAGGAACACAGACCGAGCTTGGGCTGTCGCGACTTACCGGGATGCTGCCAGACCTAAAAATCTGGGGTGTTTCCGCCACAATCGGAAACCTGGAAGAGTCGCGCGATGTTTTGCTGGGCGTTCGGCCAGATCGCAGGGATTCTGTGATCATCCGCGCCAGGCAGGACAAAAAAATTAACGTTCACACTGTTCTGCCTGACGATGTAGAGCGCTTCCCATGGTCGGGCCACCTGGGGACCAATCTCCTGCACAAAGTTTTACCGATACTTGATAAAAGCGGCTCCACACTGATTTTCACCAATACCAGGGCACAATCGGAAATCTGGTTTCAGCAGCTTTTGGAAGCCAATCCCGACCTGGCCGGAACCATTGCGCTCCATCACGGATCGCTCGACCGGAAAATCCGGGACTGGGTTGAGGATTCTCTCCACAGCGGATTGATCAAAATTGTGGTCTGCACCTCAAGCCTCGATCTTGGCGTTGATTTCGCACCGGTGGATACCGTCATCCAAATCGGCAGTCCAAAAGGTGTGGCGCGATTTCTGCAGCGGGCCGGACGCAGCGGCCATCAGCCCGGAGCGGAAAGCACCATCTGGTTTCTTCCCACAAACGCACTGGAGCTGATTGAAGCTGCCGCTCTGAAAGATGCGGTGCACGATCAGAACATGGAGAGCCGTGACCCGATTCTAAAACCGTTTGATGTACTCATTCAATACCTGATTACACTCGCTGTTTCTGAAGGTTTTCGACCGGATGACATTTTTGAAGAGATCAAACATACATTCGCCTACCAAACGCTCAATCCTGATGAATGGAGCTGGATTCTCGATTTTATCCAGACCGGCGGACAGTCGCTCGCCCGGTATGATGAATACAACAAAGTAGAAATAGATGAGGATGGAATCTGGCGCGTATTTGACCGCAGGATTGCACGGAGGCACCGAATGAGTATCGGCACAATCGCAAGCGATTCGATGCTGCGGGTGAAATATATGAAAGGCGGAACGCTCGGGCGGGTTGAAGAGTGGTTCATCTCTCAGCTGAACAACGGAGATACATTCTGGTTTGCCGGGCGCAATCTTGAACTTGTGAAAATGAAAGATATGACCGCCTTCGTCCGGCGGGCAAAAGGTTCAAGCAGTAAAGTGCCAAGTTATATGGGCGGAAGAATGTCCCTCTCATCCAATATGAGTGAACGGCTGCGGAATAAATTGGAGGAAGCGCGCAGCGGCAATACAAATTCCATCGACCTGAAGACCATTCAGCCGATTTTTAAGATTCAGAAAGAGCGCTCTCTCCTGCCCGGCCCCGGACAGTTTCTCATCGAAAAATCGTGGTCAAAAGAGGGCTGTCACTGTTTTTTCTTTCCGTTTGAAGGACGATATGTTCATGAAGGGATGTCGGCCCTGGCAGCGTACAGAATCTCAAAAATCACTCCGATCACATTTTCCATAGCCATGAATGATTACGGGTTTGAACTTCTCAGCGATCAGGATATACCGGTTCGTGAGGCGATTCAACAAAACCTCTTCTCAGAAAAAGACCTTATCCGCGATATTATGGGGAGCCTGAACGAAGCGGAGCTGGCGAAACGGCGGTTCAGGGAAATCAGTCAGATTGCAGGATTGGTATTCCAGGGTTTCCCCGGAAATCAGAAAAAAGGAAAACATCTGCAGATGTCATCCGGACTATTTTTTGATGTCTTTGTGGAGTACGAGCCGGGAAATCTGCTGATCCGCCAGGCGTATGATGAAGTCCTAAGCCGCCAGCTTGATGAGGCCCGTTTGCGAAAAGCGCTGCAGAGAATTCAGACGCAGGAGATCATCGTACAGGATGTAGACCGGTTTTCCCCTTTTGCCTTTCCAATCTATGTGGACCGGCTTCGCGAACGGTTATCATCAGAAAAATTACTCGACAGAATTAAAAAAATGCAGAAACAGCTTGAAGCCGAATGA
- a CDS encoding 4-phosphoerythronate dehydrogenase, giving the protein MKVLANRYLYKFRELLPDGIDLDLFDPEELPKNAPEYDALFVNTTTPINEQSLPDTGNLSFIATGSSGTDHLDLKYLKSKGIRYGDAAGCNAVTVAEYIITALFLFQQRSRIPMIDFKVGIIGKGHVGTAVSRMLTRFSIPHLAYDPPRSDHDTDFHSAHFEEIKECNILTFHTPITYSGAYPTHQLLNRSWFQGCNYHLIINSSRGEVVDEELILDEMETGRLKSAIIDVWKGEPGFNTRLAKKAKIATPHIAGYSVQSKLRASQMIIDQFCRHFGLPVQPPEPVEKVDLNLTKTYESLGQVLEDIHPICTFDTELRKLIELPSGERKKAFKTLRSESELRHEYTNMRVDSKLLNQFPELGLLGIDPK; this is encoded by the coding sequence ATGAAAGTTTTAGCGAATCGATACCTTTATAAATTCCGGGAATTACTCCCCGATGGCATTGATCTCGATCTTTTTGATCCCGAAGAGCTCCCAAAAAATGCCCCGGAGTATGATGCTCTTTTTGTAAACACCACCACGCCCATTAACGAACAGTCGCTGCCGGATACCGGCAATCTCTCATTTATCGCCACCGGTTCGTCCGGCACGGATCATCTCGACCTCAAATACCTCAAATCCAAAGGGATTCGATATGGCGATGCGGCCGGATGCAACGCCGTTACGGTTGCGGAGTATATCATCACAGCACTGTTTCTTTTTCAGCAGAGATCCCGCATTCCGATGATAGACTTTAAAGTGGGAATAATCGGGAAAGGACATGTGGGCACAGCAGTTTCCCGGATGCTCACACGATTCTCTATTCCTCACCTCGCATACGACCCTCCACGGTCCGATCACGACACCGATTTTCATTCTGCCCACTTCGAAGAGATTAAAGAGTGCAATATTCTCACCTTTCACACTCCGATTACGTATAGCGGAGCGTATCCTACTCATCAGCTACTCAACCGAAGCTGGTTTCAAGGCTGCAATTACCATTTGATCATCAACTCCTCACGTGGTGAAGTGGTGGACGAAGAGTTGATCCTGGATGAAATGGAAACCGGCCGTCTGAAAAGTGCAATTATTGATGTATGGAAAGGCGAACCCGGTTTTAACACCCGCCTGGCGAAAAAAGCGAAGATCGCCACCCCTCATATAGCAGGATATTCCGTGCAATCAAAATTGCGGGCTTCACAGATGATCATCGATCAGTTTTGCCGCCATTTCGGTCTGCCGGTTCAGCCGCCGGAACCAGTTGAAAAAGTTGATCTCAACCTGACCAAAACCTACGAATCACTCGGCCAGGTTCTGGAAGATATCCATCCGATCTGTACATTCGACACCGAACTCCGCAAACTGATTGAATTGCCATCAGGCGAGCGAAAAAAGGCGTTTAAAACGCTCCGTTCTGAATCAGAACTCCGTCACGAATACACCAATATGCGCGTGGACAGCAAACTCCTGAATCAGTTTCCTGAACTCGGATTACTCGGTATCGATCCGAAATAG